The Methanothrix soehngenii GP6 genome has a window encoding:
- a CDS encoding HdeD family acid-resistance protein: MSKGNLVPWWLILLQGLAALIIGIYLILYPIMTTIYLVQVLGWYWIFVGLLTLATILMDKTDWMWRALSGILGIIAGMVVIGHPYWSAILVPETLVIVVGILAICFGALSLFWAMREGWGAAIMGALSMIFGLLIIGSPFVGIAILIYLLAVLAIVGGMATIYLAFQLR, translated from the coding sequence ATGTCTAAAGGGAATCTCGTTCCTTGGTGGTTGATTCTGCTGCAAGGACTGGCTGCACTCATTATCGGAATCTATTTGATCCTTTATCCGATAATGACCACGATATATCTGGTTCAGGTCTTGGGATGGTACTGGATTTTCGTCGGCCTATTAACCCTGGCCACAATCCTCATGGACAAGACTGACTGGATGTGGAGAGCTCTGAGCGGCATCCTGGGAATCATTGCGGGAATGGTGGTCATAGGCCATCCATACTGGAGTGCCATATTAGTGCCAGAGACGCTTGTTATTGTGGTGGGAATACTGGCTATTTGTTTCGGAGCGCTGAGCCTATTCTGGGCAATGAGGGAAGGATGGGGTGCAGCCATCATGGGAGCCTTGAGCATGATATTTGGGCTGCTGATCATCGGCTCTCCATTTGTTGGTATCGCCATTTTGATCTATCTCTTAGCAGTGCTGGCAATTGTGGGAGGCATGGCCACCATCTACCTGGCTTTCCAGCTGCGTTAA
- a CDS encoding AAA family ATPase, giving the protein MGSENDLDKCGAIEVAELLLTADIYNRKENLTEDDLPPNIRKHYFDANTKSVKRPIYVTSSDVQKIYGIDNVKAAIKDLTFVSFEEFGSQLRLTVFDVAAKWFANQKDLARIRSNPALAYFYENYDSMGVSYSEAKNGNKPLSADREWIDARIKELCKDQKEADELLKLAYIKAPEDVRDSISGLILTDDQKTEIEKTGKALENREYLRQIGLFEIGKLLFVGPPGTGKTSTARALSSWFSLPIVEVRLSMITSQYLGETSKNIDKVFELAKRLSPCILLIDEFDFVAKTRTSDEHGAMKRAVNTLLKAIDEINLVEHGVLLLAATNHPQLLDYAAWRRFDKVLNFPLPDQETRKRILDKILEPINANVDTATLAKMTDGYSGSDLRLVIREAVLNALLENRKGLCQQDLLNSIDDFRQRISDYKRSIEA; this is encoded by the coding sequence ATGGGCTCAGAGAATGATCTAGATAAGTGCGGAGCAATTGAGGTTGCAGAGCTGCTTTTAACCGCAGACATATACAACCGCAAGGAGAACCTGACTGAGGACGACCTGCCACCCAATATTCGCAAGCATTATTTCGATGCGAATACCAAGAGCGTAAAGCGGCCGATTTACGTAACCAGCAGCGATGTTCAGAAGATCTACGGCATAGATAACGTCAAAGCGGCCATCAAGGATCTTACTTTTGTATCCTTCGAGGAGTTCGGTTCGCAGCTAAGGCTCACGGTATTCGATGTGGCCGCGAAGTGGTTTGCCAATCAGAAGGATCTTGCCAGGATCAGATCCAATCCCGCTCTTGCCTACTTTTATGAGAACTATGACTCCATGGGGGTAAGCTACTCCGAGGCCAAGAACGGCAACAAGCCACTTTCTGCAGACCGCGAGTGGATCGACGCCCGCATAAAAGAGCTGTGCAAGGACCAAAAGGAGGCAGATGAGCTTCTCAAGCTGGCTTACATCAAAGCGCCAGAGGATGTAAGAGACAGCATCTCCGGTTTGATCCTGACCGATGATCAGAAGACTGAGATCGAAAAGACGGGAAAGGCGCTGGAGAACAGAGAATACCTGCGCCAGATAGGCCTGTTCGAGATCGGCAAGCTACTATTCGTCGGCCCGCCGGGCACGGGAAAAACCTCCACCGCCCGGGCACTCTCCAGCTGGTTTTCTCTCCCAATTGTAGAGGTCCGCCTCTCCATGATCACCAGCCAGTACCTGGGGGAGACATCCAAGAACATAGACAAGGTATTCGAGCTTGCCAAGAGGCTCAGCCCCTGCATCCTTCTCATCGATGAGTTCGATTTCGTGGCCAAGACCAGAACCTCAGACGAGCATGGTGCCATGAAAAGGGCGGTCAATACCCTGCTAAAGGCCATAGACGAGATCAACCTGGTCGAGCACGGCGTCCTCCTTCTTGCGGCCACAAATCACCCCCAGCTGCTGGATTATGCCGCCTGGAGAAGGTTTGACAAGGTGCTGAACTTCCCCTTGCCTGACCAGGAGACGAGAAAGAGGATCTTAGACAAGATACTGGAGCCCATCAATGCCAATGTGGATACCGCTACGCTGGCAAAGATGACCGATGGCTACTCGGGCTCAGATCTGCGGCTTGTGATCAGAGAGGCGGTGCTCAATGCACTACTGGAGAACAGAAAGGGGCTATGCCAGCAGGACCTCCTGAACTCCATAGATGACTTCCGCCAGAGGATTTCGGACTACAAGCGGAGCATTGAGGCATGA
- a CDS encoding pyridoxal phosphate-dependent aminotransferase, giving the protein MVSARIASIHESTTLKISATAKKLTASGLDIIDMGVGEPDFDTPKHIVEAGCNSIRMGETHYAPTGGIPELRQAIAEKLNRENLIHSTAEDVIVTPGAKMAVFAAIQALLQEGEECILIGPSWVSYEPSVAFAGGSVVWGEVDADFMPRNIAEKISPKTRMIIINSPSNPTGAVFERPVLEEIRDLAIDHDLFVISDEIYEKIIYDHEHISMGSLPGMEERTVTINGFSKAYAMTGWRLGYLTGPKETMKWVIRLLSHSVSQATTFVQRAGVVALQGPEDDVDMMVAEFRARRDLLVAGLKSLGIPCSVPGGAFYVFPDVSGFGGGDLFTERLLKEALIAATPGSAFGPGGRDYVRLSYATSQNRIRQALERIEKLIM; this is encoded by the coding sequence ATGGTATCCGCGCGCATAGCCTCCATTCATGAGTCAACCACCCTGAAGATCTCGGCCACGGCGAAGAAGCTCACTGCCAGCGGCCTTGATATCATCGATATGGGAGTTGGCGAGCCGGACTTCGACACACCTAAGCATATCGTCGAGGCGGGCTGCAACTCCATCAGGATGGGCGAGACTCATTATGCACCAACCGGCGGCATTCCCGAGCTGCGGCAGGCGATAGCAGAAAAGCTAAACCGGGAGAATCTGATTCATTCTACCGCTGAGGACGTGATAGTGACTCCAGGGGCTAAGATGGCCGTCTTTGCCGCCATCCAGGCCCTCTTGCAGGAGGGCGAGGAGTGCATATTGATAGGTCCCTCCTGGGTGAGCTACGAGCCCAGCGTGGCCTTTGCCGGAGGATCGGTGGTCTGGGGCGAGGTTGATGCCGATTTCATGCCCCGGAACATCGCGGAGAAGATAAGTCCCAAGACCCGGATGATCATAATCAACTCCCCCTCTAATCCCACCGGAGCGGTCTTCGAGCGGCCTGTGCTGGAGGAGATCCGCGACCTGGCAATAGATCACGATCTTTTTGTGATCTCCGATGAGATATATGAGAAGATAATCTATGATCATGAACATATCAGCATGGGCTCCTTGCCGGGAATGGAAGAGAGAACGGTTACCATAAATGGATTCTCCAAGGCTTATGCCATGACCGGCTGGCGTCTGGGCTATCTGACCGGCCCCAAGGAGACGATGAAGTGGGTGATCAGGCTTCTGTCACATTCCGTTTCCCAGGCCACCACTTTTGTGCAGCGGGCGGGGGTTGTCGCCCTGCAGGGGCCCGAGGATGATGTCGATATGATGGTGGCGGAGTTTCGCGCCCGCCGGGATCTCCTGGTCGCAGGCCTGAAGAGCCTGGGAATTCCCTGCAGCGTTCCAGGTGGCGCTTTTTATGTGTTTCCGGATGTATCAGGCTTTGGGGGAGGAGATCTATTCACCGAGAGGCTGCTCAAAGAGGCCCTCATTGCCGCCACTCCCGGATCTGCCTTTGGACCAGGGGGAAGGGATTATGTCCGGCTCTCCTACGCCACCAGCCAGAATCGGATCCGTCAGGCTCTGGAGAGGATAGAGAAGCTTATTATGTGA
- a CDS encoding IS110 family RNA-guided transposase: protein MDSDKEIVCGADIHKDFLIATMISRSGLKLQERFNMNQDGLLAFRSWIINHRCQRLAVESTGGFWYPIFTILEGHVEFILANAYQIRNIEHKKTDKLDSERIAIYCLNNLITPSRIYPKDYRDLRSITRARETLVNARSKIKNQIHQSLSTCCIKLSSVISDSFGKSGRYIIDRLLEGKTIDQIISGIPSKRIRKKEDELREAIKNGLDPVQVFLIKANLDVIDDISKKIKILEAEIAEKVKPFEDDLKIILSVPGVGFISAATIIAEMGDYRDFPSADKMAKYFGIVPSVYQSAGKLRTGKITKTGSKHMRRILVEVAKAISRTKKNSRLMRFFQRILARCGKKNIATVALARKVLCIIYHLLMNHENYQEPEVTKTKPKIPSSVSPIRMMDIDEMIKIISQAGYLVEKDLKEGCG from the coding sequence ATGGACTCAGATAAGGAAATAGTTTGCGGAGCAGATATCCACAAGGATTTTCTTATTGCTACAATGATATCCCGAAGTGGATTGAAGCTCCAAGAACGTTTTAATATGAACCAAGATGGCCTCTTGGCATTCAGATCCTGGATAATAAACCACAGATGCCAGAGGCTGGCTGTAGAATCCACGGGAGGTTTTTGGTATCCTATCTTCACCATTCTAGAAGGTCATGTCGAATTTATCCTGGCCAATGCATATCAGATCCGGAATATTGAGCACAAGAAAACCGATAAACTTGATTCGGAACGAATCGCGATATATTGTCTCAATAATCTCATCACGCCCTCCAGAATCTATCCAAAAGACTACCGAGATCTAAGAAGCATAACTCGTGCTCGTGAGACACTGGTCAATGCAAGGTCCAAAATCAAGAACCAGATTCATCAATCACTTTCGACCTGCTGCATCAAGCTCTCCTCAGTCATATCCGACTCTTTTGGCAAATCTGGAAGATATATCATTGATAGGCTTCTGGAAGGAAAGACGATCGATCAGATCATATCTGGAATACCTTCGAAGAGGATTCGGAAAAAGGAGGACGAACTCAGAGAAGCCATCAAGAATGGATTAGATCCCGTTCAGGTATTTTTGATCAAGGCAAATCTTGATGTCATAGATGATATTAGCAAGAAGATAAAAATTCTGGAAGCTGAGATCGCCGAAAAAGTCAAACCCTTCGAGGATGATTTGAAAATTATTTTGTCTGTTCCAGGTGTTGGATTCATTTCGGCAGCTACCATTATTGCAGAAATGGGAGATTACAGGGACTTTCCGAGTGCGGATAAGATGGCAAAGTACTTCGGTATTGTGCCTTCGGTCTACCAATCGGCAGGGAAGCTGCGAACTGGGAAGATCACTAAGACAGGATCTAAGCATATGCGAAGGATCTTGGTGGAAGTTGCAAAAGCCATATCCAGGACCAAGAAGAATTCAAGGTTAATGAGATTCTTCCAGAGGATATTGGCAAGGTGCGGAAAGAAGAATATTGCAACCGTTGCGCTCGCCAGAAAAGTGCTCTGCATCATCTATCATTTGCTTATGAATCACGAGAATTATCAAGAACCAGAGGTCACGAAAACCAAACCAAAAATTCCCAGCTCTGTTTCGCCCATAAGAATGATGGATATCGACGAGATGATAAAGATCATCAGTCAGGCAGGATACTTGGTGGAGAAAGATTTGAAGGAGGGATGCGGATGA
- a CDS encoding MBL fold metallo-hydrolase, whose translation MKVTLLGTGDAIGTPKIGCKCPACMDALRGGRSRRMRFSILLESDEEDGRVLVDSSPDLRWQLLKKDIASVDGVIWTHAHYDHYAGFGDFHRVQSHVDVYALKNTMDYILNYLYFLAPVRHDVIAGQPFEIAGMQFTLFNVNHPPIETVGVRIDNGSKVVVITSDTKMEVPEESLELMRDADLMLADAITPPGYTISKHMTADEAMELAERLGTKRLILTHLSHLYPPHEEALKKWPLGHDMMEIVL comes from the coding sequence ATGAAGGTCACCCTCCTGGGCACAGGCGACGCCATTGGCACCCCCAAGATCGGCTGCAAGTGTCCCGCCTGCATGGATGCCCTCCGGGGAGGGCGCAGCCGGAGGATGAGGTTTTCCATCCTGCTGGAGTCGGACGAGGAGGACGGCCGGGTGCTGGTGGACTCGAGCCCAGACCTGCGATGGCAGCTCTTGAAAAAGGATATAGCGAGCGTGGACGGGGTGATCTGGACCCATGCCCATTATGATCATTATGCGGGCTTCGGAGACTTCCATCGGGTGCAGAGCCACGTGGACGTCTATGCTCTGAAGAATACTATGGACTACATCCTCAATTACCTCTACTTCCTGGCCCCAGTGCGCCATGATGTCATAGCTGGCCAGCCCTTCGAGATAGCAGGAATGCAGTTCACCCTCTTCAATGTCAACCACCCCCCAATTGAGACCGTGGGGGTGCGGATAGACAATGGAAGCAAGGTGGTGGTCATTACCAGTGACACCAAGATGGAGGTCCCTGAAGAGAGCCTGGAGCTGATGAGGGACGCTGACCTGATGCTGGCCGATGCCATAACCCCGCCGGGCTATACTATTAGCAAGCACATGACCGCAGACGAAGCCATGGAGCTGGCGGAGAGGCTGGGAACTAAGAGGCTGATCCTCACCCATCTGAGCCATCTGTATCCGCCCCATGAGGAGGCTCTAAAGAAATGGCCGCTAGGGCATGATATGATGGAGATCGTATTGTAG
- a CDS encoding lactate utilization protein, with product MVYPSKYSAINLLPELDLDKEKWSQIPSEESIASTIKAIEKRGVRVVRLPDGNQALAKIKELIPPGSEVMNGSSTTLIEIGFQELMDSGEHEWKDMKLMVTGENDAQKRAKIRRKTVTSDYFLSGVNAIAMTGELVGCDATGSRVGAWPYGAGNLLLVAGTNKIVPSLDDALRRIREYTFPLEDLRSRNVYGVPSKIGKCVILANESQPGRVTLLLIDESLGY from the coding sequence ATGGTATACCCAAGCAAATATAGCGCAATTAACCTACTACCTGAGCTTGATCTTGATAAAGAGAAATGGAGCCAAATACCCAGTGAAGAGTCCATCGCATCAACCATAAAAGCCATCGAAAAGAGAGGCGTGAGAGTGGTGAGATTGCCAGATGGCAATCAGGCTTTGGCCAAGATCAAAGAGTTGATTCCTCCCGGCTCGGAGGTTATGAATGGTTCCTCGACCACCCTCATCGAGATTGGTTTTCAGGAGCTTATGGATAGCGGCGAGCACGAATGGAAGGATATGAAGCTGATGGTGACCGGGGAGAACGATGCTCAGAAAAGAGCCAAGATCAGGCGAAAGACCGTTACCTCCGATTATTTCCTGTCCGGAGTGAATGCCATAGCCATGACCGGGGAGCTAGTGGGCTGTGATGCCACCGGAAGCAGAGTAGGCGCGTGGCCCTACGGCGCCGGGAACCTGCTGCTGGTAGCGGGAACGAATAAGATCGTCCCCTCATTGGATGACGCTCTGCGCCGCATAAGAGAGTACACCTTCCCCTTGGAGGATCTTCGCTCCCGGAATGTATATGGCGTTCCGAGCAAGATTGGAAAATGCGTCATCCTTGCCAATGAGTCCCAGCCTGGCAGGGTCACGCTTCTATTGATAGACGAAAGCCTTGGATACTGA
- a CDS encoding symporter small accessory protein gives MLGIEDPWIWGVYILCILSALLCVIYGTIKWNKGGEEEAGEISEEAAWELEEEEMQEKELGL, from the coding sequence ATGCTAGGCATTGAGGATCCTTGGATCTGGGGCGTTTATATTCTCTGTATTCTTAGCGCGCTTTTATGCGTGATCTACGGCACCATTAAATGGAATAAGGGCGGTGAGGAGGAGGCAGGGGAGATCTCCGAGGAAGCCGCCTGGGAATTGGAGGAGGAAGAGATGCAAGAGAAAGAGCTGGGGCTGTGA
- a CDS encoding RNA-guided endonuclease InsQ/TnpB family protein, whose amino-acid sequence MLKAYKFRIYPTKSQRTKMERTLDLCRWTYNETLEIRKTAWEDEGKSLSKYETNNLLPEWKENKPELKEVFSQVLQNVHERVDLALKAFFRRVKAGEKPGYPRFKGIGRYDSFTYPQKGFKVDSGKLYLSKIGEIKIKLHRPIEGKIKRLTVRRSATGKWYACFSVDLEDLPKPPWKDGSLVGVDVGLESFATLSNGVKIANPRFFREEEHELARVQRKLSKAPKGTPERKKALKVVERVHERIANKRYEFAHRISNQLVNRYGLIAFEDLNIKGMMHNHNLAKSIGDVAWNMLVTLTSYKAASAGSMVVLVDPRNTSKMCSRCGILVQKDLSERVHNCTQCGLSMDRDWNAAINILRLGLQSVGIQSVQARPLSRAGVVTG is encoded by the coding sequence ATGCTTAAGGCATATAAATTTAGGATCTATCCAACCAAGTCCCAAAGGACAAAGATGGAGCGGACTCTAGATCTATGCCGATGGACATATAACGAAACTTTGGAAATCCGCAAGACCGCCTGGGAGGACGAAGGTAAGTCTCTGAGCAAGTACGAAACAAATAACTTGCTTCCGGAATGGAAAGAAAACAAACCGGAGCTTAAAGAGGTCTTTTCCCAGGTTCTCCAGAATGTCCATGAGCGTGTGGACCTGGCGCTCAAAGCCTTCTTCAGGCGTGTCAAGGCCGGGGAGAAGCCTGGATATCCCCGTTTCAAGGGCATAGGTCGATATGACTCTTTCACCTATCCTCAGAAAGGATTCAAGGTCGATTCTGGAAAGTTGTATCTTTCCAAGATCGGGGAGATCAAGATCAAGCTCCACCGGCCCATAGAAGGCAAGATCAAACGGCTAACTGTTCGCCGGTCAGCAACTGGGAAATGGTATGCGTGTTTCTCAGTAGATCTGGAAGATCTGCCCAAACCACCCTGGAAAGACGGCTCTCTGGTGGGCGTAGATGTCGGTCTAGAGTCCTTTGCCACCCTCTCCAACGGCGTGAAGATAGCTAACCCTCGATTCTTCCGAGAAGAAGAGCACGAGTTAGCCAGAGTTCAGAGAAAACTATCTAAAGCTCCTAAAGGCACGCCAGAGCGCAAGAAAGCCCTTAAGGTTGTTGAGCGAGTCCATGAGCGAATAGCAAATAAGCGATACGAATTTGCCCATCGGATCAGCAACCAGTTAGTCAATCGATATGGCCTAATCGCATTTGAAGATCTCAATATAAAAGGCATGATGCATAACCACAACCTAGCCAAAAGCATTGGAGATGTGGCTTGGAATATGCTTGTGACTTTGACCTCGTACAAGGCTGCAAGTGCTGGTTCGATGGTAGTCCTGGTAGATCCAAGAAATACGTCAAAGATGTGTTCTAGATGTGGCATTCTGGTTCAAAAAGATCTATCTGAGCGAGTCCATAATTGCACTCAATGCGGGCTTTCGATGGATAGAGACTGGAACGCGGCAATCAACATACTCAGATTGGGACTACAATCTGTCGGTATTCAATCCGTCCAAGCCCGTCCCCTTTCGAGGGCGGGAGTAGTCACTGGCTAG
- a CDS encoding secondary thiamine-phosphate synthase enzyme YjbQ has protein sequence MIEIDTTRPTEAIDITSNVILALHEEGIEEGIAFVFTLHTTTALTVNEADPPLMKDIQNLLQRLAPENGGYLHDHHDGNAHAHLRATLIGNSITIPVAEGKPKLGTWQRILFFEFDGPRRRRIYIKTIPYKL, from the coding sequence ATGATCGAGATCGATACAACCAGGCCTACAGAAGCGATAGATATCACATCAAATGTAATATTGGCCCTGCATGAGGAAGGAATTGAAGAAGGCATTGCTTTTGTCTTCACCCTCCATACCACCACCGCCCTGACGGTAAATGAAGCAGATCCCCCCCTAATGAAGGATATACAAAACCTTCTGCAGAGACTGGCACCCGAGAACGGCGGCTATCTTCATGATCATCATGATGGAAATGCCCATGCCCACCTGCGTGCAACGCTCATTGGCAATAGCATCACAATCCCTGTCGCAGAGGGCAAGCCGAAATTAGGAACATGGCAGAGAATTCTCTTCTTCGAGTTTGACGGTCCGAGAAGGAGGAGAATTTACATCAAGACCATCCCGTATAAATTATAA
- the ilvE gene encoding branched-chain-amino-acid transaminase, translated as MSLIYIDGEYVPAENAAVSVFDHGFLYGDGVFEGIRAYGGRVFRLEDHVRRLFDSAQAIMLCIPLSQEEMALAIRDTLRKNNLRDAYVRPIVTRGYGDLGLDPLKCRKPTVIIVAVEWGAMYGSLYEVGLTAISVSVRRNAPDALPPNIKSLNYLNNILAKIEANVKGGNEAIILDSQGRISEGSGDNIFVIKNKKVYTPHTLNNLKGITREAVFELAEKNGIEVIETDLGLFDLYTGDEVFVTGTAAEVAPVTKIDGRIIGSGKPGPITKELMVAFRELAMSSGTPI; from the coding sequence ATGAGCCTTATTTATATTGATGGTGAATATGTTCCAGCTGAAAACGCTGCGGTTTCTGTTTTCGATCATGGTTTTCTCTATGGCGATGGTGTCTTCGAGGGCATAAGAGCATATGGAGGACGGGTCTTCCGGCTGGAGGATCATGTCCGGAGGCTCTTTGATTCTGCTCAAGCCATCATGCTCTGTATCCCCCTGAGCCAGGAGGAGATGGCTCTGGCGATCAGAGATACGCTGCGCAAGAACAACCTGCGCGATGCCTATGTCCGGCCTATAGTTACCAGAGGATATGGAGATCTGGGCCTGGATCCACTGAAATGCAGGAAGCCCACGGTAATCATCGTTGCAGTTGAGTGGGGGGCGATGTATGGAAGCCTCTATGAGGTCGGCCTGACCGCCATCAGTGTCTCTGTTCGCAGAAACGCCCCCGATGCCCTGCCCCCGAATATCAAGAGCCTCAATTATCTGAACAACATCCTGGCCAAGATTGAGGCCAATGTCAAAGGGGGAAATGAGGCTATTATCCTTGATTCCCAAGGAAGGATCTCTGAGGGAAGTGGGGATAATATATTTGTCATAAAGAATAAAAAGGTATACACCCCTCATACCCTCAATAACCTGAAAGGGATAACCAGAGAGGCGGTCTTCGAGTTGGCGGAGAAGAATGGGATTGAGGTCATAGAGACTGATCTGGGCCTTTTCGACCTTTACACTGGGGACGAAGTCTTCGTCACTGGCACTGCAGCAGAGGTTGCTCCCGTCACCAAAATCGACGGCAGAATAATAGGCAGTGGCAAGCCTGGACCGATAACAAAAGAGCTCATGGTGGCATTCAGAGAATTGGCAATGAGCTCGGGAACTCCTATCTGA
- a CDS encoding sodium:solute symporter family protein → MNLLLFNVIILIYLLVTLYLGYRGWKGTKDTEGYLVAGRKAHPYIMAMSYGATFISTSAIVGFGGNAGLFGMGLLWLTFFNIFVGIFIAFVFYGKRTRKIGHNLNAMTFPELLGKRFDSRFVQYFSGVVIFLGMPLYAAVVLIGAARFMETTLAIDFHVALLIYSVIIAAYVIWGGLRGVMYTDAFQGTIMFFGMAFLLFMTYAHLGGITVAHQALTNMAHLVPENLALMGHTGWTEMPTLGSTWWWTLVSTIVLGVGIGVLAMPQLAVRFMTVKSSRELHRGTLIGGVFILFMTGVAFTVGALSNVFFFNTQGDIAITVAKGNADSIIPIYINAAMPEWFVYLFMLTLLAAAMSTSSSQFHTQGSAIGRDIYETISHKKGGSSIMVTRAGIIVAMVIAVTLGYILPDNIIARGTAIFFGLCASAFLPMYTAALYWKGATKAGAIAGLLTGTFVTIFWYLFVHKAEAVPLGISKMLLGRDLLITQMPWPVVDPILVALPLAMLATIAVSLITKRMDKKHLDECFKGMR, encoded by the coding sequence ATGAATCTACTTTTATTCAACGTCATCATATTAATATACCTTCTGGTCACTCTCTATCTCGGCTATCGTGGATGGAAGGGCACAAAGGACACAGAGGGTTATCTTGTCGCAGGAAGGAAGGCCCATCCTTATATCATGGCCATGAGCTATGGTGCCACATTCATCAGCACCTCGGCTATAGTCGGATTCGGCGGAAATGCAGGGCTTTTCGGCATGGGTTTGCTCTGGCTCACGTTTTTCAACATATTTGTTGGCATTTTCATAGCCTTCGTCTTTTATGGCAAGAGGACCAGAAAGATAGGCCACAACCTCAATGCTATGACCTTCCCAGAGCTATTAGGAAAGAGATTCGACAGCAGATTCGTTCAGTACTTCAGCGGCGTGGTGATCTTTCTTGGAATGCCTCTCTATGCGGCGGTGGTCTTGATAGGAGCAGCGCGTTTCATGGAGACCACCTTAGCCATAGACTTCCATGTGGCTCTGTTGATATATTCTGTCATCATCGCCGCCTATGTTATCTGGGGAGGGCTTCGTGGGGTCATGTATACCGATGCCTTTCAGGGTACCATTATGTTCTTTGGCATGGCTTTTCTCCTTTTCATGACCTATGCTCATCTGGGAGGAATAACCGTCGCTCATCAGGCACTTACAAACATGGCCCATCTCGTCCCAGAGAATCTCGCTTTGATGGGCCATACTGGATGGACGGAAATGCCAACTCTCGGCAGCACCTGGTGGTGGACGCTGGTCTCCACCATAGTTTTAGGGGTGGGAATAGGGGTTTTAGCCATGCCGCAGCTCGCAGTCCGGTTCATGACAGTCAAGTCCAGCAGGGAGCTGCACCGGGGAACCCTGATCGGTGGGGTATTCATTCTTTTCATGACCGGTGTCGCCTTCACAGTAGGGGCCCTCTCCAATGTCTTCTTTTTTAACACCCAGGGTGACATAGCCATCACTGTAGCCAAGGGCAATGCCGACAGCATAATTCCTATCTACATCAATGCCGCAATGCCGGAGTGGTTCGTCTACCTCTTCATGCTCACCCTCCTGGCAGCAGCGATGTCCACATCAAGCTCTCAGTTTCATACTCAGGGAAGCGCCATTGGTAGGGATATTTACGAGACGATCAGCCATAAGAAGGGCGGAAGCTCAATAATGGTCACCAGGGCAGGTATAATAGTTGCCATGGTAATTGCCGTCACCCTCGGCTATATCCTTCCAGATAACATCATCGCCCGGGGCACAGCTATCTTCTTCGGCCTTTGCGCATCCGCATTCCTTCCTATGTATACCGCGGCCCTGTACTGGAAAGGAGCTACCAAAGCAGGAGCCATTGCCGGCCTGTTGACGGGAACATTTGTAACCATCTTCTGGTATCTGTTTGTCCATAAAGCGGAGGCAGTGCCTTTGGGAATAAGCAAAATGCTCCTGGGAAGAGATCTGCTGATCACACAGATGCCCTGGCCGGTGGTGGACCCGATCCTGGTCGCTTTGCCTCTGGCGATGCTCGCAACCATTGCCGTGAGCTTGATCACCAAGAGAATGGACAAAAAGCACCTAGATGAGTGCTTCAAGGGAATGAGATGA
- the ribH gene encoding 6,7-dimethyl-8-ribityllumazine synthase, which yields MAKLGFVVSEFNRDITYQMELLGREHAQFLGADVAAVVYVPGVFDMPIAVKKMLCREDIDAVVTIGCVIQGETAHDEVVVNHAARKLMDLSLECNKPVTLGITGPKMSRADAQKRVDYSKRAVEAAVKLLQRLGGD from the coding sequence ATGGCTAAACTTGGTTTCGTCGTCTCGGAGTTCAATAGGGACATCACCTATCAGATGGAGCTTTTGGGCAGGGAGCATGCCCAGTTCCTGGGAGCAGATGTCGCAGCGGTGGTTTATGTTCCTGGAGTTTTTGATATGCCGATAGCAGTGAAGAAGATGCTCTGTCGCGAGGACATCGATGCCGTCGTGACAATCGGCTGTGTGATACAGGGAGAGACCGCCCATGATGAAGTTGTGGTCAATCATGCAGCCAGAAAGCTGATGGATCTGTCTCTTGAATGCAATAAGCCGGTAACCCTGGGGATCACCGGCCCCAAGATGTCCCGGGCAGATGCGCAAAAGAGGGTGGACTATTCCAAGAGGGCGGTGGAGGCGGCGGTCAAGCTCCTGCAGAGGCTCGGTGGGGATTAA